The genomic segment ccctttcccactCCCTCTTATTCAATATTTAAGAAATGGCCAAATTGTCTTCCAGAGTGGTTTTGCTGCTATACCATTCCACCAACCATGCTGAATGATCTGGTTTCTCCATCTCCTCTCCATCTGTGCTAATGTCCGTTTTCTGTGTAACCATATTGACACTGGTAGCTCACTGTGGCTTTCCTCGATGTATCCCAGTATTTGAAGACAGGGCTGCAAACTGGATTCAAGGTCAGGGTTGGTTTCTCCTGAGGCCTCGCCCCTTGGCTTGACTTCACAAGAATGTCCCTGGGCACATCTGTGTCCTGATCTCATAAGGTCAAATGCCACACTGGCATCAGGCACACTCCTGTGACCTTCTCAAGTAATTTTACACTCTTTACTTGTGAAGATAACCATGCCTGAAATCCCAGGGGTTAGCACTGCCAATAGAAGAATCTGACAGGGGACAAACATATGCAGCCTGTAGCAGGagccaaatgcaaagaaaaaaatcagcctGTGATGGCCTTTAGGGAATTTGTGAAATGCACCAAAACATTTTCCCAGTGTCAGTGCTGTACCCCAAGAGACCATCCCACTTGGGTCATTAGCCCAGACATAAATTTAGCCAGCATGGCTGTCTGTCCCGTAGAGGACCACAGGCAGCTGAGTTTGCCTGGAGTCTCCAAGAGTTTGGTCCCCAAGTTATCAgagtgttgggcccggagagagagcacagcggcgcttgccttgcaagcagccgatccaggaccaaaggtggttggttcaaatcccggtgtcccatatggtcccccgtgcctgccaggagctatttctgagcagacagccaggagtaacccctgagcaatgatgggtgtggcccaaaaaaaaaaaaagttatcagagTTGAAATCTAGCCCCCATGCCTTCATTCCACAGTGTCTGCCGGTCCAGGAAACACCCCAGTTCCAGGACCTTAGAGCCCCAGTGGAAAAGCCCCTTCCCAACCTATGCACCTAGCTCTCAGTATTGGGGGTTTGGGAGGAAGGGATGAGGCAGAGAGCTTGGCTTTCTAGAACTCTCACGCCGGATTGCTGACACTGGGCGCTCTGACCCTCGTCCTCCGCTGCTTGTGTCCCTGCAGGGCTCTGGCTGAGAACATGGCCAATGGCATCGACGAGCTCATCGGCATTCCCTTCCCCAACCACAGCAGCGAGGTGCTGTGCAGCCTGAACGAGCAGCGGCATGACGGGCTGCTGTGCGATGTGCTGCTGGTGGTGCAGGAGCAGGAGTACCGCACGCACCGCTCCGTGCTGGCCGCCTGCAGCAAGTACTTCAAGAAGCTCTTCACGGCCGGCACCTTAGGCAGCCAGCCCTACGTCTACGAGATCGACTTCGTGCAGCCCGAGGCGCTGGCCGCCATCCTGGAGTTCGCCTACACGTCCACGCTCACCATCACGGCCGCCAACGTCAAGCAGGTGCTCAACGCCGCCAGGATGCTGGAGATCCCCTGCATCGTCAACGTGTGCCTGGAGATCATGGAGCCCGGCGGGGACGGGCCCGAGGAGGACGACAAGGAGGACGATGACGATGACGAGGAGGACgacgaggaggacgaggaggaggaggaagaggaggacgaggaggacgaggaggaggaggacgcgGAGGATTTTGCAGATCAGGAAAACCTGCCTGACCCCCAGGACCTCAACTGTCACCCGAGTCCCTCCCGGACGGACCATCTCACGGACAAGGCATTTGCGGACCCTCCCAGGGACTTTCCCGACTCCTTCCAGGCCAGCAGCCCCGGCCCCCTGGGTGTGATCAGGGACTTCTCCATCGAGTCTCTGCTGCGTGAGAACCTGTACCCCAAGGCCAACCTCCCTGACAGGAGGCCCTCCTTATCTCCCTTTGCCCCTGACTTCTTCCCACACCTCTGGCCCGGGGACTTCGGTGCCTTTGCCCAGCTGCCCGAGCAGTCCGTGGACACTGGGCCCCTCGACCTGGTCATCAAGAACCGAAAGATCaaggaggaggacaaggaggagCTGCCCCCAGCCCCACCGCCGCCCTTCCCCAGCGACTTCTTCAAGGACATGTTCCCTGACCTGCCCGGGGGTCCTCTGGGCCCCATCAAGGCAGAGAGCGACTACGGTGCCTATCTCAACTTCCTGAGTGCCACGCACCTGGGCGGCCTCTTCCCGCCCTGGCCGCTGGTGGAGGAGCGCAAGCTGAAGCCCAAGGCCTCCCAGCAGTGCCCCATCTGCCACAAGGTCATCATGGGCGCTGGGAAGCTGCCAAGGCACATGAGGACCCATACTGGGGAGAAGCCATACATGTGCAACATCTGCGAGGTCCGCTTTACCAGGTGCGCACATGGGGTGAAATGGAAGGAGGGACGGTAGCCCTGTGGGTGGGTGGGACCAGAAGGCATGATGTCAGTGCATCAACAGGGCAGGGGCAGAAAGCATGATGTCAGTGCACAGACATGGACAGAGGGCGTGGTGTCAGGGAGCAGACAGGCAGGGTCGGGGTTCAGGGCAGGGCCGGAAGGCATGATGTCAGATAGCAGACATTGGCAGAGGCAGAGGCATCCTAGAGCAGAAAGGGGCGGATTTGGGTGGGGTCAGAATCATGACGTCAATGCACAGCCAGGGGCAGTGGCAGAGGGTATTGGCGTCAGCGAGCAGACAGGGCCCCGGGATTCATGGTGGGGCCGGATGCATGATGTCAGCCATAAACAGGACTGGACCCGAGGGCTGAGGATGGGGTAGATACAGTGGGAGGGTCTCTAAGGTGTTATTTTtgggttaatttttgtttgtttaggctgCACTcaacagtattcagggcttactcctggctgaagAATCAATCACTCCTCACAGGACCCTGGGGAACCCTTTGtagacactgtactatctctccagagccTCTGCTAGGCTTTAATGGACCCCGTTTCTGAAGGTTCTGTTTTGGAGTTCTGAATGTGAAGCTACCACAATGGGGTGGTGGGAGTTCTGGTGAGCTGCTTGGCTCTTCCACTTACTCTTTCATCAAGTGGAAAGTGGAAAGCCCTGGGACTTGCCCTTGCTAGACTTAGTGGTCCTCTCCCTACATGGTAATTGACCTGTAGAGTCACCAGGTTTGGGTGCTAACTTCACCCACTAGAAAGTGATCTTTGGGAATTGCCAGGTCATTTCCTCTGGGGACCTGAGGCTTTGGCCTGTGGGCAGAAGAAAATGTTCAGAATATCGAGCTGTGACAGTGCTTTGCAGCCAGCTGTCCTCTCTTCGGGGCTTGCCAACTCTCTGAGAAGGTGGAGGGGACACAGGACAGTGTTCAAGCGACAGCAGTGCTCCTCATGCAGCTTCAGAAGATACATTGCTTCTGGGGTGGCCTTGGGGTCCTCTCCAACTGCCTCTCTGAGCCCCTCCTCCTCCTTGGGAAGAGGGTGGAGGCACAATCCACAGGCACCAAGCCCAGAGCCCACCAACTACATGGTGCTTGTTTCTGTCTTGCCACCCAGAAACCAAACCACAGTCCACTGATGGTACATCCACCCAATGCTGCCCCCAGCATCTCCTGAATTCTATCAAGGTCCATACTGTGACCCAGGGCTTGGCTACAATCTTCATACCATGGAAATCAGACAGGTCAGCATACAGTTGAGTTTAGTATAGCCCACTCTCCTCCACCAGGGACTCAGTCTAGCCCTGGGAATGACTTCAAGGACGGGGTCATCTCCACAGGCCAACAGCAGGAAGCCTTCCCTGGCATCAACCCCTTTGAAGATGGTCATCCCGGGGCTATCACTGCCTTCTGGATAGGCCTGGATCTGTGGTTTTAGGGGAATGAAGTGGGAGTGATCAGGAGACAAAGAACCTGCTCAGAACACCATCCCATCTTCCTGTTTTACCCACACCCACTTCCAGAAGGGGGACATTCCAGAGACCCTACCTTATCTGAGtggaaaaaaatatatggggcctccttgaaagtgctcagggcttctcctggctctttgcttaggaatcattcctggttgagCTTAGGAGACCATTTGTAGGGTTGAGAATCAAAGTCAGATCAGCTATGTGCCAGGCAGAAGACTTTTACCTTTGGCCCCTCTGTGTCTCTCTGGGGGAAAATAtactctttttatttggggggcagccTCCCCAGAATTGTTGAGGGTACCCAGGCTTATCCCCAGTGATCCTTAGCCCAGTCAGACCTGACTGTTCAGTTTTCTGGCCCAGCAGAGTTAGGGGCTCAGGGGCATGCCTGGGGTGCCTAAAGCAATCCTACTCGGGGTTTCTTCATGTCACGCTGCACTCCTGTTCTTTGAACTCTCTCACTTCCTGGCTGATTCACAGTGGTCAGGCCCCCCCTCACCCTCCTAACACTAGAACATTCTGTGAGCTAGTTTGGGCAGCGATGCCGCATGATTATTGAGGAGGATTACATTCCAGAACCCTCCCTCATGCACATTCCTCATGCTCACTGGGGTAGCCCTGAGCCTGCAGTCTCCCACCCTGAGGCCAGAACAGCCCCTAGCCTGGTCCATTGCCCCCTTCCCTCCTGCTCAGCAGAAAGGCGACACCCTGATCAGTCTCATCTTCAGCAGTTCAAAGCCTCCCCTCAATCACTGAACGACTCCTGTTCTCTGAATTCCAAGGAGTTAAGAGGGGCTCTTGGGCCCCCCACCTTCAAAGAAAAACCCCTAGGGGGGGACTGGAAGGAGGAGATTTTCCCAGGCTGCTGGCCAAGGTCGCATCACCCATGCACTCTGGATGCTCTTCCTGTCCATCAGCCTGCTTCCTGGGCCCCTGAAACCATCCCGCCACCCTGACATTTTTCTCTGTCCTCAAATGACTCTACCCTGGCCTGCCTAAGTCTGGGAAGATAACTGGGAAGGTAAACCAAACTCATTGCAGCTTGGGAACCCCTTGTGGTTGATTGCCTACATTCACCATCAGCAGCATCCTCTTCTTCAAGGCAGGGGACTGGGATGCATACATATTTCCAGCAACCACTTCTTTGGCAAGAATTTTTCACACCAGCTTGCAGGGCTGAGCTCATCCCTGCTATGGGAACCCAGAGTCCTCCTCTTGGCCActattccctctctctctccctctctctctccttccctctgtctctgtctctgtctctgtctctgtctctctctctgtctctctctctctgtctctctctctctctctttctctctctctctgttttgttttaggcctcACCTGGTACTTAGggtatactcctgactctgcactcaagaatcactcctaccagaatctgggaaccatacgggatgctgtgGATGGAATCTGAGTTAGCTGTTTTATCTTACACACTATTCTATATCTCAAGGCCCTTTTTATCTTTCTGGAGCCAAGTTCCTTTTATCACAACAGAATTTGGGCTCCTTCACAAGTCCTTTTCACTGCTCTCCTGAGATTTACTccacctccttttcttccttttcttccttcaggCCATCCTTCAGGACATCCTTCAGGCCCAGAGATTAATTCCTGGACTTACATGTGGCCCCAGAATGCCTTATCTTCATTCCCCAACCCCTGAGTTTTGTGGCCACGATAGAGGACCTGGGGGTTTCTCATGAGGAGACTTCCAGAAGCCTTGCTTCTGGGTACTCCCACAATGATGTGACCTAATCCTTGTGTCTAACGTAATCCTTAAGCTAATTAAGATAATTATTAGAATAATCCATCTCCAAGTTGTCTCTAGATGGCCAGTACCTCTCACTACCTCTCAGTGACCTCACAGTCACCAACGGTTATTCGACCCCCTAGCCCCAAGCAGAAATGCAGAAGCTTTAGCAGGCCCCAGGCATCTCCTTCTTGATTGAATACCCTAGAATTACCTGGACCCTGAATCAACCTGCTGATGCCCTAGTCTAGTTGATACCCGCCCACCCACCATCCCCTGGCCTAGTCTCAGATCCTAGGCTGCTTCCAGGGAGGGTGGCTATGCTGGAGAAGCAGTTTCTGCCCTGCCAGACTTCAGCTCAGTGAGAGATATGGCACCAGGACAGCTGGGAACAAGATACTCAGACCCTCTGCTACTACAAAAAGTCTGGCAACAGGGTCAAAGGTCAGGAGTGCAGGGCCCTGCTGGAGCCAGTTCTTGGCAGGCCTTGAGAAGGGAAAGCCAAAAACTTTACCCCTCGGTCTTGACCACTGATATGTGTCATCAGATCACTGGGCACAGACTTTCTGAGCAGGTCTCGAGGGACCCGGaggccactcccagcaatactcagcCATCAGAGCCAAATATTTTGATGTTCAGATCCTGTAGCGTCAGGGGCATCAGAGCCATCCCAAGCATCTCAGTCACTCACTTGTCGCCCAACCAACAAAACAGAGATAGTTAATGCTGGAGTCTTCAGTGTACTGCTGTGTGGGCCCTATGGGTCAGTGCATCCAGGGCCACTGCCCAGAGTGGCCACACAAAATCAGGTTCCTGCGCTACAAAGCATGCACCCCTGGCCACTGGGTGCTGGGCCTCCAACTGAGAATCAACTCCTTTCTGCCTTAGAGGCCTGGAGCACAGGAAGCCTGCAGGGCGAGCCAGGGATAAAACAGGAAAGGTTGCTCCTGGGGCCTACAGGGGCAGCCAGAGAGCAAGCAGGGCAGCTCCCCCCACCCCTGAAGTCAGGGGGAACCAgagagcaggcaggcaggcaggtccTCTCTGAGGATCTCAGTCCTCTCCAGCAGGACTCACAACCTGAAGAAAAGACCACATGGATCCAAGCACAGCCTGGGGAAGGGTGGTCAGCCTCCCCATCGCCCATGTTCAGATCCTCTGATAAGCCCCGTTGTCCCTGCCCCCAACCTCCTACCTTCTCCAGCCCCCACCTCTAGGACAAGCCCCACAGAAACCCCCAGATCTCCACTCTGCAAACAAGGCCAGGAGCCAGCTGCTGTGTTTTgctgccccttttctttttccatattttGTTTTCAATCCTCCCACTGCTGGTAACTCTGGGGACCTTATTAAGATAATGTAATGTCATTAGCAGTGGCGGCAGGAAGAGAGTTTGTCTGAGACCATCAGGTTACCAAGAAGTCTGGTGACTGGTGCTGGGAAACATTAGCCCAGCAGGGGAGTCTGCACTGTGCCCACCCGGGGCCTTTCACCCCTGGGGACTGAGCTCTGAGCATGGCTCAGCCTTCCACATAGCAAGCTCTCCAAGCTGGAAGGGGGGCAGGTTAGGAACTGGGTGCCAAAAACCCTAGGCTAGCCCTCTGGGAATAGGGCAGACAGACAAGAACCAGGAAAGATTTGGAGTCAGTTCTGAGAACTGGCCCTGCCCCAGCCCCAGCGGCTTTTGGTCTTTTACCATGGGCACTAGAAGTACCCCCATATCTTCAGGCCACTTTGTGGATTACAAAAACATGTGGCAGGTTTTTCTCCAAGCAGGTGCCATCAAGTCACCTGAGGAATGGAGTAAACAAGACCAGAGGGCTTGGGAAAGGCTCTGCAGAAAGACCACCCCAGTGACAGAGATCTGCCCCTTCAATGACTATGTGGCCATGGCCAAATCTCCTGCCATCTCTGGGCCTTCAGAGACTGGAAGGATAGAAGCAGGCACACCCATTTGTAAGCCCACTGAACTTCTCAAGCTCAGGAGAGTTCTGGACTTattgctctgtctctctgtctccctttcctcCAGAGTACAAGGGAAACACCAGCCTTCTAGCATCTGTGCAGTCAGGTCGGTTCATGCCCAAGACGGGATGTCCTAGAGCCGCCTCCCGCACAGCGGCAGCTGAGACCTGCCCTCTGGCCTGGGCATGTGCTGCTCCCACACCAACTCACTGTCTCTGCTCCTCAACAGACGGGTTCCAGCTGCCAGGGGCAGGGTGCGGCTCTGTGTCCGGAAGGACAGCTCAGGGCAGCATCTCCAAGACAGCCCCTGCCCTGGAAATATGGCACACATGGAAAATGAGGTCAACCCTGGCCGAGGTGACCCAGAGAACAAGTCTTCTCATGTGTCAGGCAACCCACATGGTGGGCATGGGAGCCTGAGCTCCACCCTAGGGGGAGCAATACAGATGCTCAGGAACCCTGATAGGTGTCTCACTGGCTCCCTCCTTGTGCCTTGGAGAAGCTGAGGTGTTCAGGAAGGCTTGCAGAGTTGAGGCAAAGGATGAGACCTGAGTGAACAGAGTAGGGTCTGAGGAGGGCTACCCTTGAATTTGACCTTGAAGGGTTGGGGGAGGGGGGATGGAAGGGTTGGAAGTGGAAACTACAAGGCAGTTTGCAAGAATAAATTCAAGCTAGAGGAGGTGGTTGGAAAGAGGAACTCTGAGCTGAGAAGACAGGGGCACACAGGCCAGCACTGGACCCAGCTGACACAGGTCCAAGTACATGCCACACACAAAGGGAAGTAGGAAGGATTTGCTCCATGCTCATCCCTTATACAGGCTTGGCCTGAACAGGCTGGTGGCAGGTGATTAAAAAAGCAAAGTTAGGACTGAAGAGATATAGTTAGTACACTGATAAggcccttgctttgcacacagttgacctggattcaatccccaacacccctttTATCCCCCAAgctccactaggaatgatccctgagcacagagcctagagtaatccttgagcaccaccaggtgtggaacccaaaccaaaataaacatgcAAAGTTGAGGGGTCAGAGATTTATTGTAGAAGGTAAGACATAAGCCTGGCATGTGCCTAATACTGGTTCTATCCCTAGGACCAAACagttccccaagcatcactgagtTCAGCTTTAGAGGCCCCCCAAAAACACAGGGGTCTGACCAGGTAATTCCTAACAGCCCAAGATATCAAGTAGCATAGAATCTTCAGGTTTTCACAGGGAACCTCTAGGCATGGACCCTCCAGCCTATTGGCTGAAAACTGTGGGAAAACCACTCTTGTCCTCCTGAGGACCTCTCAGAGACCCCAGGTCAATCAGTAACATGATCATCCAGAGGCACTGTAGCCCCATAGTCTTCGTGATATGAAGCTATGGAGAACTGGCAAAGTGCCTGGGGTGCCCTATCCCACAGCCTTATGGAATTGTGTCTGACTTGTCACATTGTATACCTGGTGATGAGTAGGTGTTTCTGTAGGTTATAAAATGAGCCCCCACAATCAGTGTAGGTGACGTATCAGCAAAGGAGCAGTTTTAAGTCGTACACAGGTTCTTagcagaatgtgtgtgtgtgtgtgtgtgtgtgtgtgtgtgtgtgtgtgtgtgtgtgtgtgtgtgtagaacatTTAACATCCCTCCCTTAGCAGCACTCAAGTACACGGTGCTGTGCTGTTAATTCAAGTCACCAGGCTGTCCACTCAGCCTATACCTGGGTGTGCTGATAGAGTTTGACCTTGGAAAACAGGCTCTCGAGGGTAAATTAGTATATGGGGAATCAGACAAAGGCAGCCTGGGGAAGGTTTTTATtgttggagattttttttaaataaattctttaattgaatctccATAAAATTTGTAGTtacaaaagttgttcatgattaagtctCAGTCATACAACATCCAACACCCCCTGGGAAGTGTTAAGTCAGACCCAGGTGCCTGACTTGGGTGAAAGAACCAAAGGCCTCACCCCCGACTTCTGGCTGAAAGGGGCTTCAGCCCTTGGAGAAGGCCCTTGGAGAAGCCAGGATGGAGGCCCCCATGTGGGTGACAGGCAGCCAACAGGAGTTCTAGGAGGAGACTTGCCATGAGCTCATTCAGATGTGTAACATTCACAGAACTTCAGCATCAGGACAGTGCAGCTAGTCCCCTGCTCAGTGCAGGAAGTGAGGCTCTGGGCTGCTGACCTTTGGGCCATTCTCTGTCTCCCGCCACCCCCCTTCCCCCGCCAGCTTTCCAGCTCTTCTAGTCCAGACTAGAGCACAAGCTCCCAGGTCCCAGACGCTGTTTGTAATGCAGGTGACTGGGCCCTGGAACTTGGCTGGGAACCTGAATGCATGCCTGGGCTGCTGGCAAGTGGGGCAGGACTAAGGCTTCTTGAGCTTTGCTCACTCTGCACCATCTACCCTGCTCCCATGAACGGTGCCCAATGGGCAGAGCTGGCTCTACAGTCTGACCTCTTGGCAGGAGGCAGAACAATGTGTGCCAACCAGAGTGTCTGGTTCTAGTCTGAGCTTCCCTAGGTGGGCCTGATGCAGGGGCTAAGAGTCAGAGCAGGATATGGGGTGACCCTCTTTCTTCCTCAGGAAAGCTGGCACAGTCACACCCTAGATATCCCAGTAGGCTCCCTGCCACCTTTAGGAACCCCTTGGGAAGGCCACACTACCCTTTGAACTCCATGCTGCTCCTGTCCCCAAGAAGAAATTATGCCTACTGGCCCAATCCTCAAAACTCTGCTTCTCTTAGGCTGAGATAGGAAGCATGGATGCCTGGACCTAAGGCAGCTGTGCACAAAGAGGTTAACACACTTCCCTAACAGTCTGCTGCAGAGCAGGGGAACTTCCCCTTATATATTTCCCTGACCCCAGTACCAGCCTTCCAGGTAGTAGCAAAGATGTGAGCAgctgtcccctgagcctccaggcTCAGGAAATCTCCCCACCCAGCAGGGACCAATTGCAGCAGCAAGGGGGTTCATTTTCCAAGCTCCCAGGAGATGCCAGGTAGACCCGGTGGCTTGTGCAAGTCTTTGGAGCCTGAAGCCTGAGTCTCTGCAATATCCATTATCTGCCTGGGTGAACCCCTCGATGAATCCCTAGGTAAACCCCAGAGCGAGCCCTGCTCTCAGCAGGAGAGCTGTCTCCATCTACCTTAGAGGAGTTTCTGCCAAATggtgcatttatttatatttgtttgggccacacttggcagtgtccagtgcttactcctgctctgcactcagagatcactcctgatggggccagggatcaaactcaggtcagccacatgcaaggcaaatgctctactcattgtactattgctccaggcccaggATAAAAAATTTAAGGTCCCACTGAGGGTGATAGCAGCTActttcatgtgtgaggccctgagtttgatctcttgtACCCCACATTAAAGAAAGCTAAAATTTGATAGCGAAATGCAATCGCAGAAATGAATAGAGTGAATCTCCCTGAGCAGAATCGCAACTCTCATCccacccatctgggcctggtatAGACTTCAGCAACTCCCTTCCACCAATGTGCCCCACAGATTGCTGAGGTTGTGAAGCCCGTTTTCAGAAATGCATGACTCCACTGTAGGATGCCATGTGCCTGAGGAACCctccctgactctgtgctgggAGCCTGCAGGCCTCAGGTCTAGCACGCCTCCCTGCTCGAATTCCTGTCTGTGTTATGATCTTGGCCATGCGGCCGACTGCCCCGTGAAAACCAAGTCTAGTGCTCTGGGTCTCACTGTGGCCTGAGAGGTGGCAGCAACAGCAGCTGGTGACTTGATAGGAAATCATGTTCTCTGCCCAGGGTACCCCAATCAATAGATGCCTGTGAGAGCTCTGCTTTCTCCTTCCTACCCATGCACCTAAGAAGCATGGCCTGGACCCCTTCTGTGTGGAAGCTCCACTTGTCGCTAGAAACCAGGTGACAGGAGGTGGTGGGACAATGGGATGGATGGCAGGACATCCAGGGCACCAGAAAGCCAAATATGGGTCAGGGGAAGGCCAGAAAAGGCAGGAGGGGCAGAGGGTAGTGTCATTTGTGGACAGCAACCAGCTTCCAAAAAAAgcactctccctcctccctgcccatGCTCCCCACCCTGGCTTCCAGGGGTCCTCCAGCCTCCATGAGCACAAGTGGGAGCATAGGCTTCACTGGTCCCCCTAGTCTGTGAGAGTACCCTTGAGTGTCCATTTTCCCCacacacaaccccccccccccagcgagAAAATGAGAGCCAGAGTGCCCTCTAGTGGCTGCATCTCGACAACCCAATGGGCCCGCTGTCCAATTCATCAGCATGGCGTCAGCCCTGCTTTTCATCCACTAAGACCTCGAAACTCAGCCCAAAGTACAAGCGATACCCCACCCCACATCTTCGGGCAGGAGGTTGGAGGCAAGGCCGAAAAGCCTGTCCAACTGTTCAAGTGGCACTGGTTCTTACTAGAAGCTTTCCTTGCTGTGGATTTTCCTTTCAAGTCCACCAGGATGAGGGATAGGGGAGATGGTatttaaagggctggagagctCTCTGCAAACTGGGAACCTCAAGTTTGGTTCTCAACTCtgcatggttcctgagcaccaagctggGAGTAGCTGAGAGAGGGggatgggaggggagagagagagagagagagagagagagagagagagagagagagagagagagagagagagagagagagagagagagagagagagagaacacctgGAGGTGTGCATTTGAGTCTGCCGAAATACCCACCTCCCCCAGCCCTTTCCCTCCATTTTGTCAGCCCTGGACAATAGACCTGATTCCGTAGCAGGGATCTGCACAGAGGGGTTAATTCACCTGCCTTGGGGAGTGCAGCATGTCAGGGTGTCAGGGTTGGGTCTGCAGTAGGAGCAGGAACATCCAGACCCCGGGCGGGCAGGAGCCTCCCCTCTCCACCCTGCCTTCCGTCTGGATAATTCCGCCTAAACCTTGCAAAGCTGCGCCCTAGATTAGCCTGCATTCTTGTTGCACCTGGCTCTTTTGTAAATCCCGGGA from the Suncus etruscus isolate mSunEtr1 chromosome 10, mSunEtr1.pri.cur, whole genome shotgun sequence genome contains:
- the ZBTB7C gene encoding zinc finger and BTB domain-containing protein 7C translates to MANGIDELIGIPFPNHSSEVLCSLNEQRHDGLLCDVLLVVQEQEYRTHRSVLAACSKYFKKLFTAGTLGSQPYVYEIDFVQPEALAAILEFAYTSTLTITAANVKQVLNAARMLEIPCIVNVCLEIMEPGGDGPEEDDKEDDDDDEEDDEEDEEEEEEEDEEDEEEEDAEDFADQENLPDPQDLNCHPSPSRTDHLTDKAFADPPRDFPDSFQASSPGPLGVIRDFSIESLLRENLYPKANLPDRRPSLSPFAPDFFPHLWPGDFGAFAQLPEQSVDTGPLDLVIKNRKIKEEDKEELPPAPPPPFPSDFFKDMFPDLPGGPLGPIKAESDYGAYLNFLSATHLGGLFPPWPLVEERKLKPKASQQCPICHKVIMGAGKLPRHMRTHTGEKPYMCNICEVRFTRQDKLKIHMRKHTGERPYLCIHCNAKFVHNYDLKNHMRIHTGVRPYQCEFCYKSFTRSDHLHRHIKRQSCRLARPRRGRKPGAWRAASLLFGGPGGPGPDPAAFVVPPALGDVGSPLGGAAVCLPGPSPAKHFLGTPKGALSLQELERQFQDTQVKLLGRAQLEADRHAGGLLAFALAENVAAARPYFPLPDPWAAGLAGLPGLAGLNHVTSLSEANN